In Puniceicoccus vermicola, one DNA window encodes the following:
- a CDS encoding BamA/TamA family outer membrane protein — protein sequence MLGILPATAQDITVDKGQRVPRKGWIALPYGFSSDTWDVAVGIGGGTSGWLSDTSITYGAATYSSNGTWSVILGGNGYPTGILDRLYVEPLANYFHYTNLQVFLPGNPEYLSSPNLAGSNDSSGENYFREGADDAWLQAQFRYVLPMGDNRDSAIHTYEVDRGMLVSAPTGGEIWDPFRSGRTSLLFRPYYRNQSVTVPETGTPYSFETLNLQVGLEYDNRDFRTNPSRGSYQKVAITRDWGALGDSDSWTFGEIELSKYFNLGETGWFRQRVIGLNAWTGYSFTWEEVDVPGLGAPVAVNRPPYYTGATLGGFNRMRGYPSNRFNGRAVSYLSAEYRLIPHWLPFSDTMVDEILDLDWWQISIFAEAGRVGDSYDLELFYNDLHYDAGIDLRFFVRNAVVRIGAAFSEETMQFVAMFGQPF from the coding sequence TTGCTGGGAATCCTTCCCGCAACCGCTCAGGACATCACTGTCGACAAAGGACAACGAGTGCCGCGTAAGGGCTGGATCGCCCTCCCCTACGGGTTTTCCAGTGACACCTGGGACGTCGCAGTTGGGATTGGGGGCGGCACCTCCGGCTGGCTCAGCGATACCTCGATCACCTACGGGGCGGCGACCTACAGCAGCAACGGCACCTGGAGCGTAATCCTCGGCGGGAACGGGTATCCCACCGGAATTCTCGATCGTCTCTACGTCGAACCGCTAGCCAACTATTTTCACTACACGAATCTCCAAGTATTCCTCCCGGGCAACCCCGAATATCTCAGTTCGCCAAACCTCGCCGGCAGCAACGACTCGAGCGGAGAAAACTATTTCAGAGAAGGAGCCGACGATGCATGGCTCCAGGCCCAGTTTCGCTACGTTCTCCCGATGGGCGACAACCGAGACAGCGCCATCCACACCTATGAGGTCGATCGGGGAATGCTCGTCTCCGCACCTACGGGGGGCGAGATTTGGGACCCGTTTCGCTCCGGCCGCACCTCACTCCTTTTTCGCCCCTACTATCGCAATCAAAGCGTGACCGTTCCCGAAACAGGAACGCCCTACAGCTTTGAAACCCTCAATCTGCAAGTCGGTCTTGAATACGATAACCGGGACTTCCGTACGAACCCGAGCCGGGGCAGTTACCAAAAAGTCGCCATCACCCGGGATTGGGGTGCCCTCGGCGACTCTGACTCGTGGACGTTCGGGGAAATCGAGCTCTCGAAGTATTTCAACTTGGGCGAGACCGGATGGTTTCGACAACGGGTCATCGGACTCAACGCCTGGACCGGTTATTCGTTCACTTGGGAGGAGGTGGACGTCCCCGGACTCGGCGCTCCCGTTGCCGTAAATCGTCCCCCTTACTACACTGGAGCGACCCTCGGAGGGTTCAATCGGATGCGTGGATATCCGTCGAACCGGTTCAACGGCCGGGCGGTCTCCTATCTTTCGGCGGAATACCGGCTCATTCCCCACTGGCTCCCGTTCTCAGACACCATGGTCGACGAGATTCTCGACCTCGACTGGTGGCAGATCTCCATATTCGCAGAGGCCGGGCGAGTCGGAGATTCCTACGACCTCGAGCTTTTCTATAACGACCTCCACTATGACGCGGGCATCGACCTACGCTTCTTCGTTCGCAACGCGGTTGTCCGAATCGGAGCGGCTTTCTCCGAAGAGACCATGCAATTCGTGGCGATGTTTGGGCAACCGTTCTAA
- a CDS encoding antibiotic biosynthesis monooxygenase produces the protein MKNSPEPGHLKSHVTLVISHRVSEEVSREFARLQDELARKLKTFEGFLGLETSSPEGGRQEEWVIVYRFQHAGALEKWMESPQRKKIVEKIRELTGQEGSIQILVEPQNKESVTTVFAHRIKKGCEEDYRNWRARIIEAQRAFDGFLGVESFDPIEGVSDQWVDIGHFTNAESRIAWMESEERKRLVRELEPLAEDVSVKSVSSGLDAWFRSGSGEQSEETPPVWKQALSILLALYPIVMLLTFYFNPLFGSISLPLMMLIGNAVSVSLLSWFVMKWVNRLLGFWLLPKRKSLALDIGGAVGIFILLAIMLFLFERFDPLPMK, from the coding sequence ATGAAAAACTCTCCGGAACCGGGTCATTTGAAGTCACACGTTACCCTGGTGATCTCGCATCGGGTTTCGGAGGAGGTCTCGCGCGAATTTGCCCGTTTGCAGGATGAATTGGCCCGCAAGCTGAAGACCTTCGAGGGGTTCCTGGGGTTGGAAACGTCCTCTCCCGAAGGGGGACGGCAGGAGGAGTGGGTGATTGTCTACCGCTTTCAGCACGCTGGGGCCCTTGAGAAGTGGATGGAATCCCCGCAACGAAAGAAAATCGTCGAAAAGATCCGCGAGCTCACCGGGCAGGAAGGGAGTATTCAGATCCTAGTCGAGCCGCAGAACAAGGAATCGGTGACGACGGTATTCGCTCATCGGATTAAAAAGGGGTGCGAGGAGGATTATCGGAATTGGCGGGCGCGAATTATCGAGGCCCAGCGGGCGTTTGACGGGTTTCTCGGGGTGGAGTCTTTCGATCCCATAGAAGGCGTGAGCGACCAATGGGTGGACATTGGCCACTTCACCAACGCCGAATCCCGGATCGCGTGGATGGAGTCGGAGGAGCGCAAGCGATTGGTCCGGGAACTCGAGCCGCTGGCGGAGGATGTTTCGGTCAAGTCAGTGAGCTCGGGGCTCGATGCTTGGTTTCGCAGTGGCTCCGGAGAGCAATCGGAAGAGACCCCGCCTGTCTGGAAGCAGGCGCTTTCGATCTTGTTGGCTCTCTATCCGATCGTGATGCTGCTGACCTTTTATTTCAATCCGCTCTTCGGCTCGATCTCCTTGCCCCTGATGATGCTGATCGGAAATGCCGTCAGCGTCAGTCTACTGTCTTGGTTCGTCATGAAATGGGTCAATCGCCTACTGGGTTTCTGGCTTCTTCCGAAACGGAAGAGCCTGGCTTTGGATATCGGTGGAGCCGTGGGGATTTTCATCTTACTGGCCATAATGCTCTTCTTGTTCGAGCGATTCGATCCTTTGCCGATGAAGTAG
- a CDS encoding amidohydrolase family protein translates to MIISGQLLLPSGERTVNIQPGWLRLEEDRIAEVHPGEIHSRPDLGGEDFLVSPGFIDTHLHLPQIDSFGAFGERLLDWLNGTIFPAEIAWSDPDHAQLRARSAMEQLFACGTTGIVAFASNHFESTRRSLETARELGMRASIGQTLCDMEITPELLVPTADSLRQARELLEGFPPGTDRVTASVAPRFALTCTGELLSGCGDLAREFGAIVQTHLAEMEPECERACELHDASDYTSIYERAGLLTSRSLFGHSIHLSPDERSRLAAAGSKAAHCPTSNTFLRSGVMNRAQWLRDGYGVTLATDQCAGYEKSMIRVARSMLEVTMFVGEKPPSEFEAWWQITAGNAQELGWADNGVLREGAEADIVLIKPEHPWHKLRRPLSDLLWTFDDRWLKATIANGKLVYRQA, encoded by the coding sequence ATGATTATTTCCGGACAACTCCTTCTTCCTTCTGGCGAACGAACCGTAAATATCCAACCGGGTTGGCTTCGACTCGAAGAAGACCGAATTGCCGAAGTGCATCCCGGAGAGATCCATTCCCGCCCCGATCTCGGTGGGGAAGACTTTCTCGTTTCCCCCGGCTTCATCGACACGCACCTGCACCTGCCTCAGATCGATTCTTTCGGAGCGTTTGGCGAGAGATTGCTCGACTGGTTGAATGGGACGATCTTTCCGGCAGAGATTGCCTGGTCTGATCCGGATCACGCTCAACTGCGGGCCCGAAGTGCTATGGAGCAGCTGTTTGCCTGTGGTACAACCGGGATCGTGGCGTTTGCCTCCAATCATTTCGAAAGCACGAGGCGCTCGCTTGAAACGGCACGAGAGCTCGGAATGCGTGCGTCGATCGGGCAAACTCTCTGTGATATGGAGATCACACCCGAGCTTTTGGTTCCCACGGCGGATTCTCTTCGGCAGGCGCGTGAGCTTTTGGAAGGATTCCCTCCCGGAACCGACCGTGTCACCGCCTCAGTGGCTCCTCGGTTCGCATTGACTTGCACCGGAGAGCTGTTGAGTGGGTGTGGAGATCTTGCCAGGGAGTTCGGTGCCATCGTCCAGACTCACTTGGCGGAGATGGAGCCTGAGTGCGAGCGGGCCTGTGAACTTCATGACGCGTCGGACTACACAAGTATTTACGAACGCGCGGGCCTCCTCACGAGCCGTTCGCTCTTTGGACATTCGATCCACCTCAGCCCCGACGAACGCTCACGCCTCGCCGCTGCCGGGAGTAAGGCGGCCCACTGTCCCACCTCAAACACATTTCTCCGGTCCGGCGTCATGAATCGCGCCCAATGGCTGCGAGACGGCTATGGGGTCACCCTGGCCACCGACCAATGCGCAGGCTACGAGAAATCCATGATCCGCGTCGCCCGCTCGATGCTTGAGGTCACGATGTTTGTCGGAGAAAAGCCACCCAGCGAATTCGAGGCGTGGTGGCAAATCACAGCAGGCAACGCCCAAGAGCTCGGTTGGGCAGACAATGGCGTGCTCCGTGAAGGAGCCGAGGCTGACATTGTTCTCATCAAACCCGAGCATCCCTGGCACAAACTGCGCCGCCCCCTGAGCGACCTCCTTTGGACCTTCGACGATCGCTGGCTCAAGGCGACCATTGCCAACGGAAAGTTGGTGTATCGCCAAGCGTAA
- a CDS encoding class I SAM-dependent methyltransferase, which produces MKTFYDFHLHWYPGYQIDRFGERLQEVTRNYSSVVGVVYDTELVDCWNDFLIATQFLPLKNVESSDSRFYGEMEEDGTRIVFYRGVQAVSEENVELLVIGEVPDTGPLEKMVSVALSIGSAVLLPWGFGKWRGKRGQLILREFRQSRPRLFPSDSANRPNRGGGKAFLAGVFAKLPGCYRLDGSDPLPMENDEIFSFTLGMEGPEPQDFPEDAASFAERLPQLASELKSVEGRRVGRESVSRQVRLRKNGLALQPPHIPTVPGTSDAGDIESATDRYARRFSGSVGMFFLDRQAELTLKLAELERFPKGEVLDIGGGHTQLAPHFLEKGCSVSIFASDDSCRKRPDRILGAWNYRFATGDLLHLPYPDNSFEVVTLFRLVPHETDWEALIEEAARVSRNTVILDYPDIRSFNVFSRMLFLVKKAVEKDTRDYELFTRKKIAAAMEEAGLRDLRWRPQFFLPMALYRMVGSGRFAKILESFFNTLGLTQLFGSPVIVGGRKKASE; this is translated from the coding sequence TTGAAGACCTTTTACGACTTTCACCTCCACTGGTATCCGGGATACCAGATCGATCGCTTTGGCGAACGACTGCAGGAGGTGACCCGCAACTATTCCTCCGTCGTCGGCGTGGTGTATGACACCGAGCTCGTCGATTGTTGGAATGATTTCCTCATTGCCACCCAGTTTCTCCCCCTGAAGAACGTGGAGTCCAGCGACTCGCGGTTCTACGGCGAGATGGAGGAAGATGGCACCCGGATCGTGTTCTACCGGGGCGTACAAGCTGTCTCGGAGGAGAACGTCGAGCTGCTGGTCATCGGCGAAGTGCCCGACACGGGGCCGTTAGAGAAAATGGTATCGGTGGCCCTCTCGATTGGTTCGGCCGTTCTGTTGCCTTGGGGCTTCGGGAAATGGCGGGGCAAAAGGGGACAGCTCATCCTCCGGGAGTTCCGTCAATCGCGGCCCAGGCTTTTTCCGTCAGACTCCGCCAATCGCCCGAACCGCGGCGGTGGGAAGGCCTTTCTTGCGGGAGTATTTGCGAAACTGCCGGGGTGCTATCGGCTCGATGGGAGCGATCCCCTGCCTATGGAGAACGACGAGATCTTCTCGTTCACCTTGGGGATGGAAGGTCCCGAGCCGCAGGATTTCCCGGAGGACGCAGCCTCTTTTGCTGAGAGGTTGCCGCAGTTGGCCTCGGAGTTGAAGTCTGTCGAAGGGCGGAGGGTCGGCCGTGAATCGGTGAGTCGCCAGGTTCGTTTGCGGAAGAATGGACTCGCTTTGCAACCTCCCCATATTCCGACGGTGCCCGGGACTTCGGATGCGGGAGATATCGAGTCCGCTACGGATCGCTACGCCCGCCGGTTTTCCGGAAGCGTCGGAATGTTCTTTCTGGATCGTCAGGCCGAGCTCACTCTCAAACTTGCTGAGTTGGAGCGCTTTCCGAAAGGGGAGGTTCTCGACATTGGAGGCGGTCACACCCAGCTAGCCCCTCACTTTCTCGAGAAGGGCTGTTCGGTGAGCATCTTCGCCAGCGACGACTCTTGTCGGAAGCGTCCAGACCGGATACTCGGCGCCTGGAACTATCGATTTGCGACGGGCGATCTTCTCCACCTCCCTTATCCGGACAACTCTTTTGAAGTCGTTACTCTTTTCCGCCTCGTTCCCCACGAGACAGATTGGGAAGCTCTCATCGAGGAAGCCGCCCGGGTCTCTCGCAATACCGTCATCCTCGACTACCCCGACATTCGTAGCTTCAATGTCTTTTCAAGAATGCTCTTTCTGGTGAAAAAGGCCGTTGAAAAGGACACCCGGGACTACGAGCTCTTCACGCGCAAGAAGATTGCGGCTGCGATGGAGGAAGCCGGTCTCCGAGATCTACGCTGGAGGCCGCAGTTCTTTCTTCCCATGGCTCTCTATCGCATGGTGGGTTCCGGTCGTTTTGCCAAAATCCTCGAAAGCTTTTTTAACACTCTCGGGCTTACCCAACTATTCGGCTCCCCGGTTATCGTTGGAGGACGCAAGAAAGCCAGCGAATGA